Below is a genomic region from Erigeron canadensis isolate Cc75 chromosome 7, C_canadensis_v1, whole genome shotgun sequence.
attattttttattgttatattatttatataaaaaaaatatgagacCAATTATATCTCATTATTGTACGGTTTAACCAAAAAATTTAATACACTTCGTTAAAAAAGTATGATTAGTTTTCTTCATGAGAAATttaaatctatacatatataaatcccTAACtgtttcaattttattttgtcaCATTGGTTTTAATGCAATTTTGGTTATATATCATATctcataatattattttttaaactttcattatTGACAGAAATTATCCATGCATCATACAGGTTTAATctaatagtatatatacatcatTTATCTATGTCATTTTTACTTCTTGACATGGAATGACAAAAAAtggtatctatatctatactacaattttttttgttatttatttaatacaaCGTATATTGGAGTCATAACTCGAAACATACCATTTTAAGAATACTTCGGTCTTagattttgaagttttaattattattaccaTTAGGCAtatattttatcatttaatatttataatatatatatatatatctatactatattataaaaagaatagccccaTGTTCAAAGTTACATGGgataaaatgtctaaaatacccttaatgatatattacattattagtctttaatcttttaaagtatctcaattaactctttacattaattacttttacatcaattatctatatcacTCGACGCCGCCTCTACCATTAACAGTCGTCCCCCACcaacaccgtcgccgccacgaacACCGCCGCATAgcacgggtaccgtgctagtatatatagtaattatatatatatatatatatatatatatataattattaccTTTTAACCAATGTACCAAATGAAGTTattgaaatttgttttttaagcTGACGACGACTATGCACAACTAAATTTATCTTTGTAAAAGCACTCATCATCATTATGCATTACGCGAATATATACTACTAAATTTCTAATAACATACataaagaacaaaaaattattaataagcAATCtcataaacatttttttctccAAAATATTTAATTGGTTCATGATGTTATTGCTAAGTTGTTTGAATAAAATCATCTAGTATTAAATAATAAGATGTAGAAATGACCAAACTCTTTTTTATTATCCATATGTGAACTTAATTTCACAAAAATCAAAGaagaaatacatatatgtaaaagGGTAAAATTGCTATTTTGAGAATAAGTAAAGTTTATcgtaatatttttttctttatataaatcgTTTGGCTATTTTTAGCTGAATTACtttagaacaaaaaaaaaaaagtgtcatCCATGCATTGTTATGTTTCGATTTTTTTCCCCTTAGTTTTATTGTTTATGGTTTTGTATAGTATTTAACTAGAAAGTTTGTATGTATTGTGCATCTCTTTAAACATTAGCATTGTTCCAATCACTACTCTATGAAGCGGCTGGACGAACATTGAACCCGGTGAATGGTGCTATGGGACTCCTTTCCACTGGAAACTGGCACCTATGCGAGGCCGCCGTACAGACAGTGCTTGATGGAGGTTCCCCGGAACCTCTTGACGATGAAAATTTGATCCCAAAATTTGATGAAAGTTCAAATACTTTTCAAGCTAATGGCGCGTGGGGGAGGATGTTAATAAGCAATGATGACGAGAACTTTCCTTCCATTCCGGTTTACGATGATGTGGCGGAGTTGGGTGTGACTTGCCGCCATGGTGATGGTGAAGAGCCGAAGTTGTTAGACTTATTTAGATAGGGAGGGGGTTCTCTAAAAGTTATCCCAACTATGATATGATGTGGAGATGATTATATTTAATTACTAAATTTTTAGACTAGATGATGCTTCTTTGTTTGTGACCTTTTTAATTATACACAACAAATTATAATACAGAACCATATATCGATTTATCTAGTTTTTGTATACTCTAAATTTTATGTCATGTCAATATTACTTTTACATATTTCATATTATCAATATCAAAGGTGGTGTATGATGCTACTCTTTTTCAATCGACTTTtagttttaggtttttttttttcttggacattgtcttaatatatactcgtatatatatattctcttgaTCGAGTAAATTTGAATTTCATAACATTAATTTGGGTGTGAACATATTTTATCCAAGCCAACgtctaaaaaattatattttatattacctttaatttatataatttgaactaaatcaaaacttggatcAAGTAGTTAACAATCTTGTCTTGAAGGACAGATAGACATCATGGATTCGATTCCTACTCTTGTCAAGGccagacttttttttttttttttttttttcttttcaagctACAACTGGTATTCGgagttttactttttataacttGAACTATCTTAAAATTGAACGCGCAGTCGAGCACTTACTCTAATTACATGGGCCGTGGTTAAAATGTTAAgtaatcaaatttatatattaataaaggtCAAACAAAGATTGGGCTCCGAAGGAAATTATAGGCCCATGCAGTTAATCAACGCCAACTCGCCAAGTCTCCAACGCCTCTCGCCTTGCAATTTTGCAAGTTGCAACGTATCATCATTAATTTATTTCCATGTACGAAATCTATAATCATGCCCGTTCAATGGACGAGTAATCATAAAATAcgtaaatcttataataattttgaaacaaaaagtgtattactaatatcacaacttaatgtaTACAAAAgctaaaaagaaacatatgaaaattaataccattataaatattgatttcaattaacttttttttccccaactttaattaaataaaaagagaaataaaaagtgtatgaccaat
It encodes:
- the LOC122608877 gene encoding LOB domain-containing protein 38-like, which encodes MSCNGCRVLRKGCGENCVLKSCLEGIQSPVAQGHATLFLSKFFGRSDLLSLISAVPPGHQRTSLFQSLLYEAAGRTLNPVNGAMGLLSTGNWHLCEAAVQTVLDGGSPEPLDDENLIPKFDESSNTFQANGAWGRMLISNDDENFPSIPVYDDVAELGVTCRHGDGEEPKLLDLFR